Proteins co-encoded in one Psychromonas sp. L1A2 genomic window:
- a CDS encoding LysR family transcriptional regulator yields MSITNQLMLFIDVVQQGSFAKAAAIHDMDNSSLSKQIKKLETTLGVQLLNRSTRSFSLTSAGEEILIQAHTLVDTLNDIKSTADSYQSQPKGMLRITSGIFFGQQYIQPAINQFMQQYPHVKITLMLDDKRSDIIGDHFDLAFRIGKLNDSNLMVKKIANAHFALIASHDFVAQYGLPTTPEELIALPAIIYGNGDVSLDQIKVSEQPHGELMKTFKIKGNYKVSDVRAMMDAVQAGVGYAIIDLFNLEKPIEEMGLLTLLTDYKLSTMDTGIYALYPHRKQTPLVSEFIKTVQEYIGTPAFWVKHVPNYKQMYQ; encoded by the coding sequence GTGTCGATTACTAATCAGTTAATGTTATTTATAGATGTTGTACAGCAAGGATCATTTGCTAAAGCTGCCGCCATTCACGATATGGATAACTCATCATTATCTAAGCAAATTAAAAAGTTAGAAACGACATTAGGGGTACAATTACTTAACCGTTCTACGCGTTCATTTTCTTTAACCTCGGCGGGCGAAGAAATATTAATTCAGGCGCATACCTTAGTCGATACGCTTAATGACATTAAAAGTACGGCTGATTCTTATCAATCTCAACCAAAAGGTATGTTGCGTATTACTTCTGGTATATTTTTTGGACAGCAGTATATTCAGCCTGCTATTAATCAATTTATGCAACAGTATCCGCATGTAAAAATAACACTTATGTTAGATGATAAAAGAAGCGATATTATTGGAGACCATTTTGATTTAGCTTTTCGAATCGGTAAATTAAATGATTCAAATTTAATGGTTAAGAAAATCGCTAATGCACATTTTGCGTTAATTGCTTCACATGATTTTGTTGCTCAATATGGATTACCTACAACACCAGAAGAGTTGATTGCTTTACCTGCTATTATTTACGGAAATGGAGATGTCAGTCTGGATCAAATAAAAGTGAGTGAACAACCACATGGCGAACTAATGAAAACCTTTAAGATAAAAGGAAATTATAAAGTCAGTGATGTACGCGCGATGATGGATGCAGTACAAGCAGGAGTAGGCTATGCGATTATTGATTTATTTAACTTAGAAAAACCAATAGAAGAAATGGGATTATTAACACTATTAACCGATTATAAACTGTCGACGATGGATACTGGAATCTATGCGCTTTACCCACACCGAAAACAAACACCTCTAGTCAGTGAGTTTATAAAAACAGTTCAGGAATATATAGGAACGCCAGCTTTTTGGGTTAAACATGTGCCCAATTATAAACAGATGTATCAATAA
- a CDS encoding zinc-binding alcohol dehydrogenase family protein, which produces MKAIGYQQNLPIENELSLQDIILDTPIAQGHDILVEVKAISVNPVDFKVRQTAPATENEYKVLGYDAAGIVKSVGENVTLFKPGDKVWYAGDITRSGSNAQFQLVDERIVGYMPNTLSYGEAAALPLTSLTAWELLFDRLNIVKDDASKRILVIGAAGGVGSIMVQLLKKLTKLDIIATASRPETVSWLEDLGADTIINHRHPLSEEFAAKNLKDVDYVVSLNSTEQHLPEIIKIIKPQGKFGLIDDPTTLDIKPFKTKAVSVHWELMFTRSLFKTDDMQEQHDILNNVANMIDNGSIKTTVGDNLGVINATNLRKAHQYLESQTAKGKVVLEGF; this is translated from the coding sequence ATGAAAGCCATTGGATATCAACAAAATTTACCTATAGAAAATGAATTATCTCTACAAGATATAATATTAGATACACCTATTGCACAAGGCCATGATATTTTAGTTGAGGTCAAAGCAATATCTGTCAATCCAGTTGATTTTAAAGTTCGTCAAACAGCTCCAGCTACTGAAAATGAATACAAAGTATTAGGTTATGATGCGGCAGGCATTGTTAAGTCTGTTGGTGAAAATGTCACATTATTTAAACCAGGTGATAAAGTATGGTACGCCGGTGATATTACTCGCTCAGGTAGCAATGCACAGTTTCAATTAGTTGATGAACGCATTGTTGGTTATATGCCAAATACATTATCGTATGGTGAAGCCGCAGCATTACCATTAACCAGTCTCACTGCATGGGAATTATTATTTGATCGCCTTAATATAGTCAAAGATGATGCTTCTAAACGTATTTTAGTGATTGGGGCAGCTGGCGGAGTAGGATCCATCATGGTGCAATTACTAAAAAAACTCACTAAACTTGATATTATTGCGACTGCATCACGCCCAGAAACAGTCTCTTGGTTAGAAGATTTAGGTGCTGATACCATCATTAATCACCGTCATCCATTAAGCGAAGAATTCGCAGCCAAAAACTTAAAAGATGTTGATTATGTAGTCAGTTTAAATAGCACAGAGCAACATTTACCTGAAATTATAAAAATCATTAAACCACAGGGTAAATTTGGATTGATTGATGACCCCACTACCTTGGATATTAAACCTTTTAAAACAAAAGCGGTTTCAGTTCACTGGGAATTAATGTTTACTCGTTCATTATTTAAAACAGATGATATGCAAGAACAACATGACATTTTAAATAACGTTGCCAATATGATTGATAATGGATCCATTAAAACTACTGTCGGTGACAATTTAGGTGTTATTAATGCGACGAATCTACGTAAAGCACATCAGTATTTAGAATCACAAACCGCTAAAGGTAAAGTGGTATTAGAAGGGTTTTAA
- a CDS encoding DUF2999 family protein, giving the protein MNPIIAILKKHNVSDEKIKSLFEALTDNPMMAMSLVQQLGIPPEELKKMMGTIMTQPQLIKEATDELGLDFAKVQEAKDKLNK; this is encoded by the coding sequence ATGAACCCAATTATTGCAATTTTAAAAAAACACAATGTAAGTGACGAAAAAATAAAATCACTTTTTGAAGCACTAACTGATAATCCAATGATGGCAATGAGCCTTGTACAACAATTAGGTATCCCACCAGAAGAGCTGAAAAAAATGATGGGCACTATAATGACACAACCTCAATTAATTAAAGAAGCAACAGATGAATTAGGTTTAGACTTCGCTAAAGTACAAGAAGCAAAAGATAAACTAAATAAGTAG
- a CDS encoding EAL and HDOD domain-containing protein, translated as MSSYVARQPIVDRNKKTIAFELLYRDGKENSFPNVSSDFATKSILVNQTLVHQKRILDGKKGFVNFGYESLIDRLPFDFPNQNYVIEILEDCPPTDELYNIVIELKNKGYTIALDDFVPNKEWERFYKHIHIIKFDITTYSLLQAAAYIKALSNYNIQFLAEKVETYEEFHTAKEYGFELFQGYFFSKPEMIYNKILDSSLNSKIQLSVAVSSQDLDLHLIEKIIASNPGLSFKLLNFVNEYSMVRSPIKSLQQALVYLGEDRVRKFITYAVIKTLNADKPSILSNMSLQRAKFFEMILSSMGLHHKKEIGYLCGMLSVIDALLDSDMSVIVKPLNINQEIKDALLGEEGRLQDLIKLAEAVENSNWTKVDELSKTLNITEAEIINSSVESTLWADEIST; from the coding sequence ATGTCTTCTTATGTCGCTCGACAACCAATTGTCGATAGAAACAAAAAAACCATTGCTTTTGAATTACTTTATCGTGACGGGAAAGAAAATTCATTCCCAAATGTAAGCTCAGACTTCGCAACTAAAAGCATCTTGGTTAATCAAACATTAGTGCATCAAAAGCGTATTCTTGATGGGAAAAAAGGATTTGTCAATTTTGGTTATGAAAGCCTCATTGATAGACTTCCATTTGATTTTCCAAATCAAAATTATGTAATAGAAATTTTAGAAGATTGCCCGCCAACTGATGAGTTGTACAATATTGTTATTGAGTTAAAAAATAAAGGCTACACGATTGCTTTAGATGATTTTGTGCCGAATAAAGAGTGGGAACGCTTTTATAAGCACATTCATATTATAAAATTCGATATAACCACTTATTCTCTCCTACAAGCGGCTGCTTATATCAAAGCATTATCCAACTACAATATTCAATTTTTAGCAGAGAAAGTAGAGACCTATGAAGAGTTTCATACTGCAAAGGAATATGGTTTTGAACTTTTTCAAGGCTACTTTTTTAGTAAGCCAGAGATGATCTACAATAAAATATTAGACTCATCACTTAACTCAAAAATACAGTTATCAGTTGCCGTATCTAGTCAGGATTTAGATCTTCATTTAATTGAAAAAATTATCGCAAGTAATCCTGGATTATCATTCAAATTATTAAATTTTGTAAACGAATACTCGATGGTTCGATCGCCAATAAAATCCCTACAACAGGCACTTGTTTATCTTGGTGAAGATCGTGTACGTAAGTTTATAACCTATGCTGTTATTAAAACGTTAAATGCGGACAAACCAAGTATACTTTCTAACATGTCTTTACAGCGAGCAAAATTCTTTGAAATGATACTGTCTTCAATGGGATTACATCATAAAAAAGAGATAGGTTATCTTTGTGGAATGCTGTCTGTTATTGATGCTTTACTCGATTCTGATATGTCCGTTATTGTGAAACCTCTTAATATTAATCAAGAAATTAAAGATGCGCTTTTAGGTGAAGAGGGCAGACTTCAAGATCTGATTAAATTAGCAGAAGCAGTAGAGAACTCAAATTGGACTAAAGTTGATGAATTAAGTAAAACCTTAAACATTACTGAAGCTGAAATTATTAATTCCTCTGTCGAGTCAACACTGTGGGCAGATGAGATTTCTACTTAA